A genomic segment from Glycine soja cultivar W05 chromosome 20, ASM419377v2, whole genome shotgun sequence encodes:
- the LOC114403581 gene encoding serine/arginine-rich splicing factor SR30-like yields the protein MSGRSSRTIYVGNLPGDVRLREVEDLFYKYGPIVDIDLKIPPRPPGYAFVEFEDARDAEDAIQYRDGYNFDGFRLRVELAHGGRGYSSSVDRYSSYSGGSGSRGVSRRSDYRVLVTGLPPSASWQDLKDHMRKAGDVCFSQVFRERGGMTGIVDYTNYDDMKYAIRKLDDSEFRNAFSRAFIRVREYDRGYSRSPSRDSRRSYSRSLSRSPCISRSRSHSRSRSHSYSDRSRSWSPKPKHSRRSISLSRSQSRSRSPNSSPRPHQSPSSSS from the exons ATGAGCGGGCGGTCAAGCCGCACAATTTATGTTGGCAATCTTCCTGGCGACGTTCGCTTGAGAGAAGTAGAGGATCTATTCTACAAG TATGGTCCTATTGTTGACATTGATTTGAAGATACCTCCGAGACCACCAGGCTATGCTTTTGTAGAG TTTGAGGATGCTCGTGATGCTGAAGATGCAATTCAATATCGAGATGGTTACAATTTTGATGGTTTTCGGTTACGA GTTGAACTTGCACATGGTGGACGGGGATATTCATCATCAGTAGACCGTTACAGTAGCTATAGCGGTGGCAGTGGTAGCCGTGGAGTTTCCAGGCGTTCTGACTACCGTG TTCTGGTCACTGGATTACCTCCGTCTGCTTCATGGCAAGACCTGAAA GATCACATGCGTAAAGCTGGTGATGTGTGTTTTTCGCAAGTCTTCCGTGAGCGTGGGG GTATGACTGGGATAGTTGATTATACCAATTATGATGATATGAAATATGCT ATCAGGAAACTTGATGACTCAGAATTCCGCAATGCCTTTTCTCGTGCTTTCATACGG GTGAGGGAATATGATCGAGGTTATTCTAGAAGTCCTAGTCGTGATTCAAGGAGGAGCTATTCTAGAAGCCTCAGCCGCAGTCCATGTATCTCACGAAGCCGCAGCCATAGCCGCAGCAGAAGTCATAGCTATAGTGACAGGAGCAGAAG TTGGTCTCCGAAACCAAAACACTCTCGACGTTCAATATCTCTTTCAAG ATCCCAGTCAAGATCCAGATCTCCAAATTCATCA CCTCGACCTCACCAAAGTCCAAGTAGCTCATCATAA
- the LOC114401717 gene encoding uncharacterized protein LOC114401717, whose translation MSEAKTQIESIRKWVVEHKLRTVGCLWLSGITGSIAYNWSRPNMKTSVKIIHARLHAQALTLGALAGAALVEYYDRKTGAKAS comes from the exons ATGTCGGAAGCTAAGACCCAAATTGAATCCATAAGGAAGTGGGTCGTCGAGCACAAGCTCCGTACTGTTG GGTGTCTATGGCTCAGTGGTATTACGGGTTCGATCGCTTACAATTGGTCTCGACCCAACATGAAAACTAGTGTTAAGATCATTCACGCTAG GTTGCATGCACAGGCTCTTACACTGGGAGCATTAGCCGGAGCTGCACTAGTAGAATATTATGATCGTAAGACAGGAGCAAAGGCTTCGTAA
- the LOC114401485 gene encoding 60S ribosomal protein L22-2-like — protein MSRGSATAAKGKKKGATFTIDCAKPVEDKIMDIASLEKFLQERIKVGGKAGALADTITVTREKTKIIVTSDSNFSKRYLKYLTKKYLKKHNVRDWLRVIASNKDRSIYELRYFNIAENEGEEED, from the exons atgagTCGAGGAAGTGCAACTGCTGCGAAGGGCAAGAAGAAGGGTGCGACATTCACCATTGACTGCGCCAAGCCAGTGGAGGACAAGATCATGGACATCGCGTCTCTCGAGAAGTTCCTTCAAGAGAGGATTAAGGTTGGTGGCAAGGCCGGTGCTCTCGCCGACACCATCACCGTCACACGTGAGAAGACCAAAATCATAGTTACTTCAGACAGCAACTTCTCCAAACG GTATCTCAAGTACTTGACTAAGAAGTACTTGAAGAAGCACAATGTGCGGGACTGGCTCAGAGTGATTGCTTCTAACAAAGATAGAAGCATTTATGAATTGAGGTACTTCAACATTGCTGAGAATGAAGGAGAGGAAGAAGATTAA
- the LOC114403083 gene encoding dormancy-associated protein homolog 3-like isoform X1, with product MGLLDHLWDDTLAGPRPENGLGKLRKHHSFAFRSASAKESDSGSVKSYGEDSPKNAVRVTRSIMIVKPPGNQSPSGSAPASPAGSTPPVSPFSGKELENPSVFGEGQHQMRTRRQARTDQALLLLSMCEK from the exons ATGGGCCTCCTCGATCACTTGTGGGATGACACCCTCGCCGGTCCTCGCCCGGAGAACGGCCTCGGCAAGCTCCGAAAGCACCACTCCTTCGCTTTCCGATCTGCCTCCGCCAAGG AATCAGACAGCGGAAGCGTGAAATCGTACGGTGAGGATTCGCCCAAGAATGCGGTGAGAGTGACGCGAAGTATAATGATCGTGAAACCACCTGGTAACCAGAGTCCCAGTGGATCCGCTCCGGCTTCCCCCGCCGGTTCTACTCCTCCGGTGTCTCCGTTTTCGGGTAAG GAGCTAGAGAATCCTTCCGTTTTCGGAGAAGGTCAACATCAGATGCGTACGAGAAGACAGGCCAGAACAGATCAAGCTCTTCTTCTCCTTTCGATGTGTGAGAAATGA
- the LOC114403083 gene encoding dormancy-associated protein homolog 3-like isoform X2 yields the protein MGLLDHLWDDTLAGPRPENGLGKLRKHHSFAFRSASAKESDSGSVKSYGEDSPKNAVRVTRSIMIVKPPGNQSPSGSAPASPAGSTPPVSPFSGARESFRFRRRSTSDAYEKTGQNRSSSSSPFDV from the exons ATGGGCCTCCTCGATCACTTGTGGGATGACACCCTCGCCGGTCCTCGCCCGGAGAACGGCCTCGGCAAGCTCCGAAAGCACCACTCCTTCGCTTTCCGATCTGCCTCCGCCAAGG AATCAGACAGCGGAAGCGTGAAATCGTACGGTGAGGATTCGCCCAAGAATGCGGTGAGAGTGACGCGAAGTATAATGATCGTGAAACCACCTGGTAACCAGAGTCCCAGTGGATCCGCTCCGGCTTCCCCCGCCGGTTCTACTCCTCCGGTGTCTCCGTTTTCGG GAGCTAGAGAATCCTTCCGTTTTCGGAGAAGGTCAACATCAGATGCGTACGAGAAGACAGGCCAGAACAGATCAAGCTCTTCTTCTCCTTTCGATGTGTGA
- the LOC114403082 gene encoding uncharacterized protein LOC114403082, giving the protein MDWKQYRLGPKNMDCGFLLLLLFFHLFLPHSSGKPSGVCVSQGGRFPPFKSEGGAPKNGPKDLTLCRIFRKKTCCDVTHTHPALLSVRKLASTGEATQECLHLWELLECSICDPRVGTQPGPPLICASLCERIYEACSNAYFSMDVKTQILAPCGVNDFVCGRAAEWVSNGTDLCLAAGFRVKPSDIVDIASEETSCYGDKASLGSVVDSWKASQFELTEKGESLRMLDDFQQWAREMPFGERVSWAIGGMVLTAGLMFISKRKSHNQRQKLAAIKRTARKLESRMMEQRPSNAQENRRVSR; this is encoded by the exons ATGGATTGGAAGCAGTACCGACTCGGACCCAAGAACATGGATTGTGGCTTCCTGCTTTTGCTCCTCTTCTTCCATCTCTTCCTTCCTCACTCCTCTG GTAAACCCAGTGGAGTGTGTGTTTCTCAAGGAGGTCGTTTTCCTCCCTTCAAATCCGAAGGTGGTGCTCCCAAAAATGGTCCTAAAGATTTGACTCTTTGCCGGATTTTTCGCAAAAAGACTTGCTGCGATGTAACCCATACTCATCCTGCACTTCTGTCTGTAAGGAAGCTTGCTTCTACTGGGGAAGCTACCCAAGAGTGCTTACACTTATGGGAACTGTTGGAGTGTTCCATATGCGATCCACGTGTTGGTACTCAGCCTGGACCCCCTCTTATTTGTGCATCTTTATGCGAGAGAATTTATGAGGCATGCTCAAATGCTTACTTCTCTATGGATGTGAAAACACAG ATTCTAGCACCTTGTGGAGTAAATGACTTTGTATGTGGTAGGGCTGCTGAATGGGTCTCCAATGGTACAGATCTTTGTCTTGCTGCAGGTTTTCGAGTGAAACCATCCGATATTGTAGATATTGCCTCAGAAGAAACTTCTTGCTATGGCGATAAAGCAAGTCTAGGTTCTGTTGTCGATTCATGGAAGGCTTCACAGTTTGAGTTGACCGAGAAAGGTGAGAGCTTGAGGATGTTGGATGATTTCCAGCAATGGGCAAGGGAAATGCCATTTGGTGAAAGAGTTTCTTGGGCTATAGGGGGGATGGTTCTAACAGCAGGCTTGATGTTTATAAG CAAAAGGAAAAGCCATAACCAACGCCAGAAACTAGCAGCTATAAAGCGAACTGCAAGGAAGCTTGAAAGCAGGATGATGGAACAACGGCCTTCTAATGCTCAAGAAAATAGAAGAGTTTCTAGATAA